A stretch of Arthrobacter sp. NEB 688 DNA encodes these proteins:
- a CDS encoding ATP-binding cassette domain-containing protein: MTTTTTGRATGSDAGRIEITGLTKTFGQFVAVDDLTFGVEPGRITGFLGPNGAGKTTTLRMLLGLVRPTGGRATIGGLSYAELPRPLESVGAALEATNFHPGRSGRDHLRVLAAAGGIPDSRVDELLELTGIPAAARKRAGGYSMGMRQRLGLAAALVGDPQVLVLDEPANGLDPEGIRWLRGFLRHLAAEGKTILVSSHLLQEVAQTVDDVVIIANGRLVQAGPMEELEGTPGARVETSDPAALAGALRVADVTSTVQDDGSLLADTADLRLVGDVALRAGLPVYGLRPQRADLETLYFSLTEGTNRNLGAAATSVGAAPTEGDAVSGREGADL, translated from the coding sequence TTGACCACCACGACCACCGGCCGGGCCACGGGGAGCGACGCCGGACGCATCGAGATCACCGGGCTGACGAAGACCTTCGGTCAGTTCGTCGCCGTCGACGACCTGACCTTCGGGGTCGAGCCGGGGCGGATCACGGGCTTCCTCGGCCCCAACGGCGCCGGCAAGACCACCACCCTGCGGATGCTCCTCGGCCTCGTGCGGCCGACGGGCGGGCGCGCCACCATCGGCGGCCTGTCCTACGCGGAGCTGCCGCGCCCGCTCGAGAGCGTCGGCGCGGCCCTCGAGGCGACCAACTTCCACCCCGGGCGCAGCGGCCGCGACCACCTGCGCGTCCTCGCCGCCGCGGGCGGCATCCCCGACTCGCGGGTCGACGAGCTCCTCGAGCTGACCGGCATCCCGGCGGCGGCCCGCAAGCGCGCGGGCGGCTACAGCATGGGGATGCGCCAGCGCCTCGGCCTCGCCGCCGCGCTCGTCGGCGACCCGCAGGTCCTCGTCCTCGACGAGCCGGCCAACGGCCTGGACCCCGAGGGCATCCGGTGGCTGCGCGGCTTCCTGCGCCACCTCGCCGCCGAGGGCAAGACCATCCTCGTGTCGAGCCACCTCCTCCAGGAGGTCGCGCAGACCGTCGACGACGTCGTCATCATCGCCAACGGACGCCTCGTGCAGGCCGGCCCGATGGAGGAGCTCGAGGGCACCCCCGGAGCGCGCGTCGAGACCTCCGACCCGGCCGCGCTCGCCGGGGCGCTGCGCGTCGCCGACGTCACGAGCACCGTGCAGGACGACGGCTCGCTGCTCGCCGACACCGCGGACCTGCGCCTCGTCGGCGACGTCGCCCTGCGCGCCGGTCTGCCCGTCTACGGCCTGCGCCCCCAGCGCGCGGACCTCGAGACCCTGTACTTCAGCCTCACCGAGGGCACCAACCGCAACCTCGGCGCCGCCGCGACCTCCGTCGGCGCCGCCCCCACCGAAGGAGATGCCGTGTCCGGCCGGGAAGGGGCGGACCTGTGA
- a CDS encoding hemolysin family protein, producing the protein MTPWLLLLLGVVLTVGTALFVAAEFSLVALDRPAVQRAVDAGEPGARSVLTSHRTLSTQLSACQVGITLTTLVLGFIASPSVGVLLQGPLESTGLAEGVATSVGAVLAMVLATGFSMIVGEMVPKTLAVSLPLATAKVSAGPVRWFGLAAKPLIAVLNGVANRTLRALGIEPQEELSAARSPAELASLVRSSAEAGTLDLGTARLVTASLGFADQSAADVMTPRSRATSIDRTASAADLVALARHTGHSRFPVVGADWDDVDGIVHVKKAIAVPFERRADVPVSALMAPAVFVPETLRLDPLLVRLRGGGMQLAVVVDEYGGTSGVVTLEDLVEEIVGEVSDEHDRGQTTGRRLPDGSWTVPGLWRPDEVRSRVGVEVPEGPAYETVGGFVMAALGRVPQVGDEVVVDGWTARVVDMEGHRVDRVRLLPVRSVPAPRATEVQA; encoded by the coding sequence ATGACCCCCTGGCTGCTCCTGCTCCTCGGTGTCGTCCTCACGGTCGGCACCGCCCTGTTCGTCGCGGCGGAGTTCTCGCTCGTGGCCCTCGACCGTCCGGCCGTCCAGCGCGCCGTCGACGCGGGTGAGCCCGGCGCCCGCTCCGTCCTCACCTCCCACCGCACACTCTCGACGCAGCTGTCCGCGTGCCAGGTCGGCATCACGCTGACCACCCTCGTCCTCGGCTTCATCGCGAGCCCCTCCGTCGGCGTCCTGCTCCAGGGCCCGCTGGAGTCGACCGGGCTCGCGGAGGGCGTCGCCACCTCCGTCGGGGCCGTCCTCGCGATGGTGCTCGCCACCGGCTTCTCGATGATCGTCGGCGAGATGGTCCCCAAGACGCTCGCCGTGTCGCTGCCGCTGGCGACCGCCAAGGTCTCGGCGGGCCCCGTGCGCTGGTTCGGCCTCGCGGCCAAGCCGCTCATCGCCGTCCTCAACGGCGTCGCCAACCGCACCCTGCGCGCGCTCGGCATCGAGCCGCAGGAGGAGCTCTCGGCCGCCCGCAGCCCCGCCGAGCTCGCCTCCCTCGTCCGCAGCTCCGCCGAGGCCGGCACCCTCGACCTCGGCACGGCACGCCTCGTCACGGCCTCCCTCGGGTTCGCCGACCAGAGCGCCGCCGACGTCATGACCCCGCGCTCGCGGGCCACGTCCATCGACCGCACCGCGTCCGCCGCCGACCTCGTCGCGCTGGCCCGCCACACCGGCCACTCCCGCTTCCCGGTCGTCGGGGCCGACTGGGACGACGTCGACGGCATCGTCCACGTCAAGAAGGCCATCGCCGTGCCGTTCGAGCGCCGGGCCGACGTGCCCGTGTCCGCGCTCATGGCCCCCGCGGTGTTCGTCCCCGAGACGCTGCGCCTGGACCCGCTGCTCGTGCGCCTGCGCGGCGGCGGGATGCAGCTCGCCGTCGTCGTCGACGAGTACGGGGGCACGTCCGGCGTCGTGACGCTCGAGGACCTCGTCGAGGAGATCGTCGGCGAGGTCAGCGACGAGCACGACCGCGGCCAGACCACGGGTCGCCGTCTGCCGGACGGCTCCTGGACCGTCCCCGGCCTGTGGCGCCCCGACGAGGTGCGCTCGCGCGTCGGCGTCGAGGTGCCCGAGGGGCCCGCCTACGAGACGGTCGGTGGCTTCGTCATGGCCGCGCTCGGCCGGGTCCCGCAGGTCGGCGACGAGGTCGTCGTGGACGGCTGGACCGCCCGCGTCGTCGACATGGAGGGCCACCGGGTCGACCGCGTCCGGCTGCTGCCGGTCCGGTCGGTGCCCGCGCCGCGCGCGACGGAGGTGCAGGCGTGA
- a CDS encoding multifunctional oxoglutarate decarboxylase/oxoglutarate dehydrogenase thiamine pyrophosphate-binding subunit/dihydrolipoyllysine-residue succinyltransferase subunit, with translation MAEQSPSSDPLTAFGPNEWLVDELYEQYRRDKNSVDKAWWGFFADYQPGDAARGNANGGSAPAGNGAPAAAPREKAAAPKSPAPTAQQPAAKPAAKEAPATPAAAPAKAEPADEKPAEPKTAPMPREPQAPKQTGPLTESAQQPIRGASARVVTNMEASLEVPTATSVRAVPAKLLVDNRIVINNHLARSRGGKVSFTHLIGYALVKALGVMPEMNNGFGHDEKGKPVLITPAHVNLGLAIDIAKPDGTRQLLVPSIKAAETMDFAHFWTAYEDVVKKARGGKLTVEDFQGTSISLTNPGTIGTVHSVPRLMQGQGTIIGVGAMDYPAEWQGASAETLNRNAVSKILTLTSTYDHRIIQGAQSGDFLRIVNALLLGEQGFYDEIFESLRIPYEPVRWVRDVSAAHDDDINKVARVQELIHAYRVRGHLMADTDPLEYKQRRHPDLDITNHGLTLWDLERDFATGGFGGQPFLKLRKILGVLRDSYCRTIGVEYMHIQDPEQRRWIQDKVEVGYAKTTREEQLRILRRLNAAEAFETFLQTKFVGQKRFSLEGGESVIALLDRVLSMAAEDELDEVCIGMPHRGRLNVLANIAGKSYGQIFREFEGKQDPRSVQGSGDVKYHLGTEGEFTAESGATTKVYLAANPSHLEAVNPVLEGIVRAKQDRLDLAGEDFTVLPVLMHGDAAFAGQGVVAETLNLSQLRGYRTGGTVHVVINNQVGFTTSPSSSRSSTYSTDVARMIQAPIFHVNGDDPEACVRVAELAYEFRKEFHKDVVVDMVCYRRRGHNEGDDPSMTQPLMYNLIEAKRSVRKLYTEALIGRGDITVEDAEAALRDYQQQLERVFVETKAALKSAEKDARDGRKADAGSGLEPPAAQAPFADRTTHSATETAISTELLHRIGDSFATPPDGFTVHPKLRQMLDKRTQSTRDGGVDWGTAELLAFGSLLIEGTPVRLAGQDSRRGTFVSRHAVLIDKENASEWTPLLYLGQGQAKFWVYDSLLSEFAAMGFEYGYSVERPDALVLWEAQFGDFFNGAQTIVDEFISSSEQKWGQRSSVVLLLPHGYEGQGPDHSSGRIERFLTMCAEGNMTVSYPSTPASYFHLLRRQAYARPRKPLIVFTPKSMLRLKAAASAAEDFTTGGFRPILPDRPGATEGSVTRVLLAAGKVVYDLEAERTKRGDTSTAILRMEQYYPLPGAELTQALAQYPDAEVVVVQDEPQNMGAWPFLALNLPEELAAHGEHRPLRVVSRPRSASPAAGSTKQHQAEQADLVARAFDR, from the coding sequence GTGGCCGAGCAGTCCCCGTCCAGCGACCCCCTGACCGCCTTCGGACCCAACGAGTGGCTGGTCGACGAGCTGTACGAGCAGTACCGCCGGGACAAGAACAGCGTCGACAAGGCGTGGTGGGGCTTCTTCGCCGACTACCAGCCCGGTGACGCCGCCCGCGGCAACGCCAACGGCGGGTCCGCCCCCGCCGGCAACGGTGCCCCCGCGGCCGCGCCGCGGGAGAAGGCCGCCGCGCCGAAGAGCCCGGCCCCCACGGCCCAGCAGCCGGCCGCGAAGCCCGCCGCGAAGGAGGCACCGGCCACGCCGGCCGCCGCCCCCGCGAAGGCCGAGCCCGCCGACGAGAAGCCGGCCGAGCCGAAGACCGCGCCGATGCCGCGCGAGCCCCAGGCCCCCAAGCAGACCGGCCCCCTCACCGAGTCGGCGCAGCAGCCGATCCGCGGCGCGAGCGCCCGGGTCGTCACGAACATGGAGGCCTCGCTCGAGGTCCCGACGGCCACGTCGGTGCGCGCCGTGCCGGCCAAGCTGCTCGTCGACAACCGCATCGTCATCAACAACCACCTCGCCCGCAGCCGCGGCGGCAAGGTGAGCTTCACCCACCTCATCGGCTACGCGCTCGTCAAGGCGCTCGGGGTCATGCCCGAGATGAACAACGGCTTCGGCCACGACGAGAAGGGCAAGCCGGTCCTCATCACGCCGGCCCACGTCAACCTCGGCCTCGCGATCGACATCGCCAAGCCCGACGGCACCCGCCAGCTCCTCGTGCCGTCGATCAAGGCCGCCGAGACGATGGACTTCGCGCACTTCTGGACCGCCTACGAGGACGTCGTCAAGAAGGCCCGCGGCGGCAAGCTCACGGTCGAGGACTTCCAGGGCACCTCGATCTCGCTGACCAACCCCGGCACCATCGGCACGGTGCACTCGGTGCCGCGCCTCATGCAGGGCCAGGGCACGATCATCGGCGTCGGCGCGATGGACTACCCCGCCGAGTGGCAGGGCGCGAGCGCCGAGACGCTCAACCGCAACGCCGTGAGCAAGATCCTCACCCTCACGAGCACCTACGACCACCGCATCATCCAGGGCGCGCAGTCCGGTGACTTCCTGCGCATCGTCAACGCGCTGCTCCTCGGCGAGCAGGGCTTCTACGACGAGATCTTCGAGAGCCTGCGCATCCCCTACGAGCCGGTCCGCTGGGTGCGCGACGTCTCCGCCGCCCACGACGACGACATCAACAAGGTCGCCCGCGTCCAGGAGCTCATCCACGCCTACCGCGTGCGCGGCCACCTCATGGCCGACACCGACCCGCTGGAGTACAAGCAGCGTCGCCACCCCGACCTCGACATCACCAACCACGGCCTGACGCTGTGGGACCTCGAGCGCGACTTCGCGACCGGTGGCTTCGGCGGCCAGCCGTTCCTCAAGCTGCGCAAGATCCTCGGCGTCCTGCGCGACTCCTACTGCCGCACCATCGGCGTCGAGTACATGCACATCCAGGACCCGGAGCAGCGCCGCTGGATCCAGGACAAGGTCGAGGTCGGCTACGCGAAGACCACCCGCGAGGAGCAGCTGCGCATCCTGCGTCGCCTCAACGCGGCGGAGGCCTTCGAGACCTTCCTCCAGACGAAGTTCGTCGGGCAGAAGCGCTTCTCGCTCGAGGGCGGCGAGTCCGTCATCGCCCTGCTCGACCGCGTCCTGTCGATGGCCGCCGAGGACGAGCTCGACGAGGTCTGCATCGGGATGCCGCACCGCGGGCGCCTCAACGTGCTGGCCAACATCGCCGGCAAGTCCTACGGGCAGATCTTCCGCGAGTTCGAGGGCAAGCAGGACCCGCGCTCGGTCCAGGGCTCCGGCGACGTCAAGTACCACCTCGGCACCGAGGGCGAGTTCACCGCCGAGTCCGGCGCGACGACGAAGGTCTACCTCGCGGCCAACCCGAGCCACCTCGAGGCCGTCAACCCCGTCCTCGAGGGCATCGTCCGGGCCAAGCAGGACCGCCTCGACCTCGCCGGCGAGGACTTCACCGTCCTGCCCGTCCTCATGCACGGCGACGCGGCCTTCGCCGGCCAGGGCGTCGTCGCCGAGACGCTCAACCTCAGCCAGCTGCGCGGCTACCGCACCGGCGGCACCGTGCACGTCGTCATCAACAACCAGGTCGGCTTCACGACCTCGCCGAGCAGCTCGCGCTCCTCGACGTACTCGACCGACGTCGCGCGGATGATCCAGGCCCCGATCTTCCACGTCAACGGCGACGACCCGGAGGCGTGCGTGCGCGTCGCCGAGCTCGCCTACGAGTTCCGCAAGGAGTTCCACAAGGACGTCGTCGTCGACATGGTGTGCTACCGCCGCCGTGGCCACAACGAGGGCGACGACCCCTCGATGACGCAGCCGCTCATGTACAACCTCATCGAGGCCAAGCGCAGCGTCCGCAAGCTCTACACCGAGGCGCTCATCGGCCGCGGCGACATCACCGTCGAGGACGCCGAGGCCGCGCTGCGCGACTACCAGCAGCAGCTGGAGCGGGTCTTCGTCGAGACCAAGGCGGCGCTGAAGTCCGCCGAGAAGGACGCCCGCGACGGCCGCAAGGCGGACGCCGGCTCGGGCCTGGAGCCCCCGGCGGCCCAGGCGCCGTTCGCGGACCGGACGACCCACTCGGCGACCGAGACCGCGATCAGCACCGAGCTGCTGCACCGCATCGGCGACTCCTTCGCCACGCCGCCGGACGGCTTCACCGTGCACCCGAAGCTGCGCCAGATGCTCGACAAGCGCACCCAGAGCACCCGCGACGGCGGGGTCGACTGGGGCACCGCCGAGCTGCTGGCCTTCGGCTCGCTCCTCATCGAGGGCACGCCGGTCCGGCTCGCCGGGCAGGACAGCCGCCGCGGGACCTTCGTCAGCCGGCACGCCGTGCTCATCGACAAGGAGAACGCGTCCGAGTGGACGCCGCTGCTCTACCTCGGCCAGGGCCAGGCGAAGTTCTGGGTCTACGACAGCCTCCTGTCGGAGTTCGCGGCGATGGGCTTCGAGTACGGCTACTCCGTCGAGCGGCCCGACGCGCTCGTCCTCTGGGAGGCGCAGTTCGGCGACTTCTTCAACGGCGCGCAGACGATCGTCGACGAGTTCATCAGCAGCTCGGAGCAGAAGTGGGGCCAGCGCTCCTCGGTCGTCCTCCTCCTCCCCCACGGCTACGAGGGCCAGGGCCCGGACCACTCCTCCGGCCGCATCGAGCGCTTCCTCACGATGTGCGCCGAGGGCAACATGACGGTCAGCTACCCCTCGACCCCCGCGTCGTACTTCCACCTGCTGCGCCGCCAGGCGTACGCCCGCCCGCGCAAGCCCCTCATCGTCTTCACCCCGAAGTCGATGCTCCGGCTCAAGGCGGCGGCCAGCGCGGCCGAGGACTTCACGACCGGCGGCTTCCGCCCGATCCTCCCCGACCGTCCGGGCGCGACCGAGGGCTCGGTCACCCGCGTCCTCCTCGCGGCGGGCAAGGTCGTCTACGACCTCGAGGCCGAGCGCACCAAGCGCGGCGACACCTCGACCGCGATCCTGCGGATGGAGCAGTACTACCCGCTCCCCGGCGCCGAGCTGACCCAGGCCCTCGCGCAGTATCCGGACGCCGAGGTCGTCGTCGTCCAGGACGAGCCGCAGAACATGGGCGCGTGGCCCTTCCTCGCGCTCAACCTGCCCGAGGAGCTCGCCGCCCACGGCGAGCACCGCCCGCTGCGGGTCGTGTCCCGCCCGCGGTCGGCGTCCCCGGCGGCGGGCTCGACGAAGCAGCACCAGGCGGAGCAGGCCGACCTCGTCGCCCGCGCCTTCGACCGGTGA
- a CDS encoding hemolysin family protein yields MTTLLVTVVLLAANAFFVGAEFAAMSARRSQLEPLAEAGSKGARVAMDALQRTGILLATCQLGITVCSVLLGAVSEAALHHALVPLAEGLGLSTVVADVVALLLALAVVVFLHVVYGEMIPKNISIAKPERAAIVLVPPLVWVSKVVAPVIHGMDRLSKAVIRLFGVEPKDELASAFTAEEVAHILDESREEGLVGAQDYERLGAALEFSDKNASDVGVPVEQLVTVTTGATPVDIERLVARHGFSRYPVLDREGEVAGYLHLKDVLYADDAERVEPVPAKRVRRMATVRRGDEVESVLQTMQDSGSHLARVVADDGLVVGVVFLEDVIEELVGEVSDASQR; encoded by the coding sequence GTGACCACGCTCCTCGTCACCGTCGTCCTGCTCGCCGCCAACGCCTTCTTCGTCGGCGCCGAGTTTGCCGCGATGTCCGCCCGCCGCAGCCAGCTCGAGCCGCTCGCCGAGGCGGGCAGCAAGGGCGCCCGGGTGGCGATGGACGCGTTGCAGCGCACCGGGATCCTGCTCGCCACGTGCCAGCTCGGCATCACCGTCTGCTCCGTGCTCCTCGGTGCCGTCTCCGAGGCCGCGCTGCACCACGCGCTCGTGCCGCTCGCCGAGGGACTGGGCCTGTCGACGGTCGTCGCCGACGTCGTCGCCCTGCTCCTCGCGCTCGCGGTCGTCGTCTTCCTGCACGTCGTCTACGGCGAGATGATCCCCAAGAACATCTCGATCGCGAAGCCCGAGCGGGCCGCCATCGTCCTCGTGCCGCCGCTCGTCTGGGTCTCCAAGGTGGTCGCTCCCGTCATCCACGGCATGGACCGGCTCTCGAAGGCCGTCATCCGGCTCTTCGGCGTCGAGCCGAAGGACGAGCTCGCCTCCGCGTTCACCGCCGAGGAGGTCGCGCACATCCTCGACGAGTCCCGCGAGGAGGGTCTCGTGGGGGCGCAGGACTACGAGCGCCTCGGTGCCGCACTGGAGTTCAGCGACAAGAACGCCTCCGACGTCGGCGTCCCCGTCGAGCAGCTCGTCACCGTCACCACCGGCGCGACGCCCGTCGACATCGAGCGGCTCGTCGCCCGCCACGGCTTCTCGCGCTACCCGGTGCTCGACCGCGAGGGTGAGGTCGCGGGCTACCTGCACCTCAAGGACGTCCTCTACGCCGACGACGCCGAGCGGGTCGAGCCGGTCCCGGCCAAGCGCGTGCGGCGGATGGCGACCGTGCGGCGCGGCGACGAGGTCGAGTCGGTCCTGCAGACGATGCAGGACAGCGGCTCCCACCTCGCGCGCGTCGTCGCCGACGACGGGCTCGTCGTCGGGGTCGTCTTCCTCGAGGACGTCATCGAGGAGCTCGTCGGCGAGGTCTCGGACGCCTCCCAGCGCTGA
- a CDS encoding DEAD/DEAH box helicase, producing the protein MAQRAPRRRGGGPRDRRPTRTTHEEGLLPVLARTVRQVEAAAGRGQVRPSQRTTFQVLALLVREERARLKSDPSVTESERTATMTRLDGVATILAKTAARDTSLLQLLADDAVVPPEARDLKNDMLRSAGREPEPEPEPAAPAPDDAAAPRRVVPTAVMARQLANPFLAPDLSAVQAVRPRTNRLATWELLTPLFRAFEQGGDATCMPLPEPDGVVHGIEGLELMHHQAQLVAAAAAGHRTFLLADEPGLGKTAQSLLAADAADAFPLLVVVPNVVKANWAREAALWTPRRTATVVHGDGDTVDGYADIVIVNYDILDRHVGWLGTHGFRGMVLDEAHFIKNKTSQRSRHVLALAQKVRERTASPLLMALTGTPLINDIEDFRAVWQFLGWIDDSRPRPALMAALEENGLTPADRGFSAAARRSVIDLGIVRRRKVDVAADIPARRVADLPVELDDEASRSVRAAEQHLAKRLLARYDAAAAARSTPVEGVDHELVRRVAAALRRDTGGESSGDNVFSVLRRIGQAKAGLAADYAAQLARNVGKVVFFAKHVDVMDTAEATFARRGIGYSSVRGDQTPAVRAASIKAFLEDPEVSVIVCSLTAAGVGLNLQVASNVVLAELSWTSAEQTQAIDRVHRIGQTEPVTAWRVIATGTLDPRLAELVDEKAGLAARALDGSDEEVGDSTDVQLEALVTLLEDALAAR; encoded by the coding sequence TTGGCACAGCGAGCACCCCGGCGCCGCGGTGGCGGCCCCCGTGACCGTCGCCCGACCCGCACGACCCACGAGGAGGGCCTCCTCCCCGTCCTGGCGCGCACCGTCCGGCAGGTCGAGGCCGCGGCCGGCCGCGGCCAGGTCCGGCCCAGCCAGCGCACGACCTTCCAGGTCCTCGCGCTGCTCGTGCGCGAGGAGCGCGCCCGCCTCAAGAGCGACCCCTCCGTCACGGAGTCCGAGCGCACCGCGACGATGACCCGCCTGGACGGCGTCGCGACCATTCTCGCGAAGACCGCCGCGCGCGACACGAGCCTGCTGCAGCTGCTCGCCGACGACGCCGTCGTGCCGCCCGAGGCGCGCGACCTCAAGAACGACATGCTGCGCTCGGCCGGCCGCGAGCCGGAGCCCGAGCCCGAGCCGGCGGCCCCCGCCCCGGACGACGCCGCCGCCCCGCGCCGGGTCGTCCCGACGGCGGTGATGGCCCGCCAGCTGGCCAACCCCTTCCTCGCGCCGGACCTCTCGGCCGTGCAGGCCGTCCGGCCGCGCACCAACCGGCTGGCCACCTGGGAGCTCCTGACGCCGCTGTTCCGCGCCTTCGAGCAGGGCGGCGACGCGACCTGCATGCCGCTGCCGGAGCCCGACGGCGTCGTCCACGGCATCGAGGGCCTGGAGCTCATGCACCACCAGGCGCAGCTCGTCGCGGCCGCGGCCGCCGGCCACCGCACCTTCCTCCTCGCCGACGAGCCGGGCCTGGGCAAGACCGCGCAGTCGCTCCTCGCCGCCGACGCCGCCGACGCCTTCCCGCTGCTCGTCGTCGTCCCCAACGTCGTCAAGGCCAACTGGGCCCGCGAGGCCGCCCTCTGGACCCCCCGGCGCACCGCGACCGTCGTCCACGGCGACGGCGACACCGTCGACGGCTACGCCGACATCGTCATCGTCAACTACGACATCCTCGACCGGCACGTCGGCTGGCTCGGCACCCACGGCTTCCGCGGGATGGTCCTCGACGAGGCGCACTTCATCAAGAACAAGACCTCGCAGCGCTCCCGCCACGTGCTGGCCCTCGCGCAGAAGGTCCGCGAGCGCACCGCCTCGCCGCTGCTCATGGCCCTGACCGGCACCCCGCTCATCAACGACATCGAGGACTTCCGGGCGGTCTGGCAGTTCCTCGGCTGGATCGACGACAGCCGACCGCGCCCCGCCCTCATGGCGGCGCTCGAGGAGAACGGCCTCACCCCGGCCGACCGCGGGTTCTCGGCCGCCGCGCGGCGCAGCGTCATCGACCTCGGCATCGTGCGGCGTCGCAAGGTCGACGTCGCGGCCGACATCCCGGCCCGCCGGGTGGCGGACCTGCCCGTCGAGCTCGACGACGAGGCGAGCCGCTCGGTCCGTGCCGCGGAGCAGCACCTCGCCAAGCGCCTGCTCGCCCGCTACGACGCCGCCGCCGCGGCCCGCAGCACCCCCGTCGAGGGCGTCGACCACGAGCTCGTGCGGCGTGTCGCCGCGGCCCTGCGCCGCGACACCGGCGGCGAGAGCTCGGGCGACAACGTCTTCTCGGTCCTGCGGCGGATCGGCCAGGCCAAGGCCGGCCTCGCGGCCGACTACGCGGCCCAGCTCGCGCGCAACGTCGGCAAGGTCGTCTTCTTCGCCAAGCACGTCGACGTCATGGACACCGCCGAGGCGACGTTCGCCAGGCGCGGCATCGGGTACTCCTCGGTCCGTGGCGACCAGACCCCCGCCGTCCGCGCGGCGAGCATCAAGGCCTTCCTCGAGGACCCCGAGGTGTCGGTCATCGTCTGCTCGCTCACCGCGGCCGGCGTCGGCCTCAACCTGCAGGTGGCCTCCAACGTCGTCCTCGCCGAGCTGTCCTGGACCTCGGCCGAGCAGACCCAGGCGATCGACCGTGTCCACCGGATCGGCCAGACCGAGCCGGTCACGGCGTGGCGCGTCATCGCCACCGGCACCCTCGACCCGCGCCTCGCGGAGCTCGTCGACGAGAAGGCCGGGCTCGCGGCCCGGGCGCTCGACGGCTCCGACGAGGAGGTCGGGGACTCCACCGACGTCCAGCTCGAGGCGCTCGTCACGCTCCTCGAGGACGCCCTCGCCGCGCGCTGA
- a CDS encoding ABC transporter permease, with protein sequence MIPAVRSELRKFFTTRLWWGMGIAMLVSAAAFAVIFGFVYTIAPDPEAVAAGQPTGDPTQIANSVYTGGLTMGLTLMLVIGIFQIGAEYRHKTITGTFLSTPVRTRAMGAKVAALFVIGALYGVVSLVGSVVAGAIVLTSRGADAFPSTEVVRTLALSLLVLGLWALIGLGIGILIPNQVAALLISVGVVWVVEPLGTFALTFWEWGREHVVMFLPQSATNAIVSGVTQQNPNAAQPLEWWGGALTLVAYAVLLAGFGVARTTRADIT encoded by the coding sequence GTGATCCCCGCCGTCCGCAGCGAGCTGCGCAAGTTCTTCACGACCCGCCTGTGGTGGGGCATGGGCATCGCGATGCTCGTGTCGGCCGCCGCCTTCGCCGTCATCTTCGGGTTCGTCTACACGATCGCGCCCGACCCCGAGGCCGTCGCGGCGGGGCAGCCCACGGGCGACCCGACGCAGATCGCGAACAGCGTCTACACGGGTGGCCTGACGATGGGCCTGACCCTCATGCTCGTCATCGGCATCTTCCAGATCGGCGCCGAGTACCGGCACAAGACGATCACCGGGACCTTCCTCAGCACGCCGGTGCGCACCCGCGCGATGGGGGCCAAGGTCGCCGCCCTGTTCGTCATCGGCGCCCTGTACGGCGTCGTCTCGCTCGTCGGCTCGGTGGTGGCCGGGGCGATCGTCCTCACCTCCCGGGGCGCCGACGCCTTCCCCAGCACCGAGGTCGTCCGGACGCTGGCCCTCAGCCTCCTCGTCCTCGGCCTGTGGGCGCTCATCGGCCTGGGCATCGGCATCCTCATCCCGAACCAGGTCGCCGCGCTGCTCATCTCCGTCGGCGTCGTCTGGGTCGTCGAGCCGCTCGGCACCTTCGCCCTCACCTTCTGGGAGTGGGGCCGAGAGCACGTGGTGATGTTCCTGCCGCAGTCGGCGACCAACGCGATCGTCAGCGGCGTGACGCAGCAGAACCCGAACGCCGCGCAGCCGCTGGAGTGGTGGGGCGGCGCGCTGACCCTCGTCGCCTACGCCGTCCTCCTCGCCGGCTTCGGCGTCGCGCGCACGACGCGGGCCGACATCACGTGA
- a CDS encoding ZIP family zinc transporter, with amino-acid sequence MSVALEAGLWGLLAGGALVVGALLAWCVRVPRQVVAVVMAFGAGVLVSALSFDLLDEAERTGGLLPTVSGFLGGALVYFLANLALSRAGARHRKRSGGLQPSEGEQAGSGAAIAVGALLDGVPESVVLGLSLLGGQGVGVPVLAAIVISNLPEGLSSAAGMKAAGRSARYVFGVWVGIALASGLAGLLGVVLLEGASPETVAAITAVAAGAILAMVADTMIPEAFERTHLLTGLVTTLGFATAFTIGRL; translated from the coding sequence GTGAGCGTCGCGCTGGAGGCCGGTCTCTGGGGGTTGCTCGCCGGCGGCGCGCTCGTCGTCGGCGCCCTGCTCGCCTGGTGTGTCCGGGTGCCCCGGCAGGTCGTCGCCGTCGTCATGGCGTTCGGTGCGGGCGTGCTCGTGTCGGCCCTGTCCTTCGACCTCCTCGACGAGGCCGAGCGCACGGGCGGCCTGCTCCCGACCGTCTCGGGCTTCCTCGGCGGCGCCCTCGTCTACTTCCTCGCCAACCTCGCCCTGTCGCGGGCGGGCGCCCGGCACCGCAAGCGGTCGGGCGGCCTCCAGCCCTCCGAGGGCGAGCAGGCGGGCAGCGGGGCGGCCATCGCCGTCGGGGCGCTGCTCGACGGCGTGCCCGAGTCCGTGGTCCTCGGCCTCAGCCTGCTCGGCGGCCAGGGCGTCGGGGTGCCGGTGCTGGCGGCCATCGTCATCTCGAACCTCCCCGAGGGCCTCTCGAGCGCGGCGGGGATGAAGGCCGCCGGGCGCAGCGCCCGCTACGTCTTCGGCGTGTGGGTCGGCATCGCGCTGGCGAGCGGCCTCGCCGGGCTGCTCGGGGTCGTGCTGCTCGAGGGCGCCTCCCCCGAGACGGTGGCCGCGATCACCGCGGTCGCGGCGGGCGCCATCCTCGCGATGGTCGCCGACACGATGATCCCGGAGGCCTTCGAGCGCACCCACCTCCTGACGGGCCTGGTGACGACGCTCGGCTTCGCCACCGCCTTCACCATCGGACGGCTCTGA